In a single window of the Capra hircus breed San Clemente unplaced genomic scaffold, ASM170441v1, whole genome shotgun sequence genome:
- the LOC102178267 gene encoding EP300-interacting inhibitor of differentiation 1-like encodes MSEMNELSELYEESNDLQMDVMPGESDLPHIKVGGGAQSYPRTPPARPVPSHSWRRKAPWRRRRPSPEEQPGQIAGPEFESESEGEGEEFDDWEDDYDSPEEEPLSGEGYRVSAALEEATRMFLRTSRAREAALDGGFQTHSEKTLFDQLAFIREFSLMVVNRLTEELGCDEIIDRE; translated from the coding sequence ATGTCTGAAATGAATGAGCTGTCGGAGCTCTATGAAGAGAGCAATGACCTGCAGATGGATGTGATGCCTGGTGAGAGTGACCTTCCGCATATCAAGGTAGGTGGCGGAGCCCAGAGCTATCCCAGAACCCCTCCCGCGCGGCCAGTGCCCAGCCACAGCTGGAGGAGGAAGGCCCCATGGAGGAGGAGGCGGCCCAGCCCTGAGGAGCAGCCAGGCCAGATCGCGGGCCCTGAATTCGAGAGCGAGAGTGAGGGCGAGGGCGAGGAATTCGATGACTGGGAGGATGACTATGACTCTCCGGAAGAGGAGCCGCTCAGCGGTGAGGGCTACAGAGTATCAGCGGCCCTTGAAGAAGCCACCAGGATGTTTCTGAGAACCTCCAGAGCCAGAGAAGCAGCTCTGGATGGCGGGTTTCAGACGCATTCTGAGAAGACCCTGTTTGATCAGTTGGCTTTTATCAGAGAGTTTTCACTTATGGTTGTCAATCGTCTGACTGAAGAACTCGGCTGTGATGAGATCATTGATAGAGAGTAA